The following are encoded together in the Acidobacteriota bacterium genome:
- a CDS encoding substrate-binding domain-containing protein: protein MKRLLVATVAVIVLAALGACGGAETGAGEGEDVARGTIGFSAMTLKNPFFKIIADTMTAEAERHGFDVVVTDAERDVNRQSQQVDNFLASGVAAIVLNPVDRIAIGPAVRRANEAGVPVFTSDLQAVAEGVEIAGHVGTDNYQGGLLAGEAMIEALGEAGGEVLVLHFKQANSCVLRVDGFRQAIGEYNRDRTEGRIEIVAELEGGGLRDEGYRAMADGIQAYPDLAGVFAINDPSALGARTALEQAGRADQVKIVGFDGELAGKQAIRDGKIYADPIQYPDRMGVMTVRNIVSYLDGEDFERVHLIPTALYRQSDAEQDPALD, encoded by the coding sequence GTGAAGCGCTTACTCGTGGCAACTGTGGCGGTAATCGTGTTGGCCGCGCTCGGCGCCTGTGGCGGCGCGGAGACGGGCGCGGGCGAAGGAGAGGACGTCGCGCGCGGCACGATTGGCTTCTCGGCGATGACGCTGAAGAACCCCTTCTTCAAGATCATCGCGGACACGATGACCGCGGAGGCCGAACGGCACGGTTTCGACGTGGTGGTCACCGATGCCGAGCGGGACGTGAACCGCCAGTCGCAGCAGGTCGACAACTTCCTGGCCTCCGGCGTCGCCGCGATCGTCCTCAACCCGGTGGACCGGATCGCCATCGGTCCCGCGGTGCGGCGCGCGAACGAAGCCGGAGTGCCGGTGTTCACGTCCGACCTCCAGGCCGTCGCCGAAGGTGTCGAGATCGCCGGTCACGTCGGCACCGACAACTACCAGGGCGGGCTGCTTGCCGGCGAGGCGATGATCGAGGCGCTCGGCGAGGCCGGCGGCGAGGTGCTCGTGCTGCACTTCAAGCAGGCCAACTCCTGCGTCCTGCGCGTGGACGGCTTCCGCCAGGCGATCGGGGAGTACAACCGGGATCGGACCGAGGGCCGAATCGAGATCGTCGCCGAGCTCGAAGGCGGCGGCCTGCGCGACGAGGGTTACCGGGCGATGGCGGACGGCATCCAGGCCTACCCAGACCTCGCCGGGGTGTTTGCGATCAACGATCCCTCGGCGCTGGGCGCGCGCACCGCGCTCGAGCAGGCCGGGCGCGCCGACCAGGTGAAGATTGTGGGCTTCGACGGCGAGCTCGCGGGCAAGCAGGCGATCCGGGACGGCAAGATCTACGCGGATCCGATCCAGTATCCGGACAGGATGGGCGTCATGACGGTACGGAACATCGTGAGCTACCTCGACGGCGAGGACTTCGAGCGCGTTCACCTGATCCCGACGGCGCTCTACCGGCAGTCCGACGCCGAGCAGGATCCGGCCCTCGACTGA
- a CDS encoding sugar ABC transporter ATP-binding protein, translating to MLELQRISKSYPGVDALRAVSLAVGAGEVLGLVGENGAGKSTLIRIVSGAERPDAGRIGFEGEAAAFASPADARERGIAVIHQELSLVPQLSVRENLFLGAGWSRRGIVRRRWEEREARRLLGLLEMDIDPDTRCSELSLGARQAVEIAKALALEPRLLILDEPTAALSPREARALLCEVRELARRGAAAIYISHRLEEIEAVADRVAVLRDGELVRSIDRREPASGDDGLAPLDRDELIEAMVGRSLSAEFPPRLPAGIGEPRLEVRGLSAGRRVRDVSFDIRRGEVLGLAGLVGAGRTEVARMIFGAAAPDRGEVRLDGTRLELRSPRQAIRNGICLLPEDRRGHGLVLNRSARANFALPNLDRFRRPGGVVDRQREGRAFSRWREQLDIRLVRAGQRVATLSGGNQQKVVIARWLERGAGVVLCDEPTRGIDVGARYEIYEWIRRMASEGKAVLLISSELEEVLGMSDRVLVMHGGRIRGEIADPARADPAGVLRIAAGIERSEEPSVA from the coding sequence TTGCTCGAACTCCAGCGGATCAGCAAGAGCTACCCGGGCGTGGACGCGCTTCGCGCCGTCAGCCTGGCAGTAGGCGCGGGCGAGGTGCTGGGACTGGTCGGGGAGAACGGCGCCGGCAAGAGCACGCTGATCCGGATCGTCTCGGGCGCGGAGCGGCCGGACGCCGGACGGATCGGGTTCGAGGGCGAGGCCGCGGCGTTCGCGTCGCCGGCGGATGCCCGCGAAAGAGGGATCGCGGTGATCCACCAGGAACTCAGCCTGGTGCCGCAACTGAGCGTGCGCGAGAACCTCTTTCTCGGCGCCGGCTGGTCCCGGCGGGGGATCGTCCGCCGGCGCTGGGAGGAGCGGGAGGCGCGGCGTCTGCTCGGGCTGCTCGAGATGGACATCGATCCGGACACCCGCTGCTCGGAGCTGTCTCTCGGTGCCCGCCAGGCGGTCGAGATCGCGAAGGCCCTGGCGCTCGAACCCCGGCTGCTGATCCTGGACGAGCCGACCGCGGCGCTGTCGCCACGCGAGGCGCGTGCGCTGCTGTGCGAGGTGCGGGAACTGGCGCGCCGTGGGGCGGCCGCGATCTACATCAGCCACCGGCTGGAGGAGATCGAGGCCGTGGCCGACCGGGTCGCCGTGCTCCGCGACGGCGAACTCGTGCGGAGCATCGACCGGCGCGAACCGGCCAGCGGCGACGACGGGCTCGCGCCGCTCGATCGGGACGAGCTGATCGAGGCCATGGTCGGTCGCAGCCTGAGCGCGGAGTTCCCGCCCCGACTACCGGCGGGAATCGGTGAACCCCGGCTCGAGGTCCGGGGACTGTCGGCCGGTCGGCGCGTCCGGGACGTGTCGTTCGACATCCGCCGCGGCGAGGTCCTGGGGCTCGCGGGCCTGGTGGGAGCGGGCCGGACCGAGGTGGCGCGGATGATCTTCGGCGCCGCTGCGCCCGACCGCGGCGAGGTGCGGCTCGACGGCACGCGGCTTGAGCTCCGGTCGCCGCGCCAGGCGATCAGGAACGGCATCTGCCTGTTGCCGGAGGATCGCAGGGGCCACGGCCTGGTGCTGAACCGGAGCGCGCGGGCCAACTTCGCGCTCCCCAACCTGGACCGTTTCCGGCGGCCTGGTGGTGTGGTCGATCGCCAGCGCGAGGGCCGCGCCTTCAGCCGGTGGCGGGAGCAACTGGACATTCGGCTTGTCCGGGCCGGTCAGCGGGTGGCGACGCTGTCGGGCGGTAACCAGCAGAAAGTCGTGATCGCCAGGTGGCTCGAACGCGGCGCCGGGGTCGTCCTCTGCGACGAGCCGACCCGGGGCATCGATGTCGGGGCGCGCTACGAGATCTACGAGTGGATCCGCCGCATGGCGTCGGAGGGCAAGGCCGTGCTTCTGATCAGCTCGGAGCTGGAGGAGGTTCTCGGCATGAGTGACCGCGTGCTGGTCATGCACGGCGGGCGGATTCGGGGCGAGATCGCGGATCCGGCGCGCGCCGACCCGGCCGGCGTGCTGCGGATCGCCGCCGGTATCGAACGCTCGGAGGAACCGTCCGTTGCCTGA
- a CDS encoding ABC transporter permease, producing MPEEKGGRMGRWRHRLLDLLGRNLSVVVLVLLCLISSAATWREQNPVTSRSGAAVARQVLEACQAPCSVLVVARDTEGDRVFVQAIEQGLGAAGARIAGRVFGQPRDVRLELERIAGTDGSFDAIATHRIASEWGPVRTAGTPVFAPGSYHWPTFLTARNLLNVVNQNADIAIIALGMTLVILTAGIDLSVGSLLALAGVIAAVTAQEWFGGAAASPAGLLAAMLLGVAAAALGGLLSGTMVTAFRVPPFVATLGLMMLARGLALILAVGHQRRLMGGGAEGTPEAVRVDAAVFAWLGNGAVLGVPNPILLMLVLFVAAHLLMTRTMFGRYVYAVGGNVEAARLSGVPVTAVLLAVYCLCGAFAGLAGIVDASRFEGGRPNAGELYELQVIAAVVVGGASLAGGRGRIAGTLIGAMIIAVIQNGLNIAGVASYEQKVVFGALILAAVLLDRLQPKIASRRARMTRASTSTPVQ from the coding sequence TTGCCTGAGGAGAAGGGCGGGCGCATGGGCCGGTGGCGTCACAGGCTGCTGGACCTCCTGGGCAGGAACCTCTCGGTCGTCGTGCTGGTCCTCCTCTGCCTGATCTCGAGTGCGGCGACCTGGCGCGAACAGAACCCGGTCACGAGTCGTTCCGGTGCCGCGGTCGCGCGGCAGGTGCTGGAGGCGTGCCAGGCGCCCTGCTCGGTACTCGTCGTGGCGCGGGACACGGAGGGCGACCGGGTGTTCGTGCAGGCGATCGAACAGGGCCTCGGCGCCGCCGGCGCCCGGATCGCCGGTCGCGTGTTCGGCCAGCCGCGGGACGTCCGGCTCGAGTTGGAGCGGATCGCCGGGACCGACGGTTCCTTCGACGCGATCGCTACCCACCGGATCGCGTCCGAGTGGGGGCCGGTGCGAACCGCCGGGACGCCGGTATTCGCGCCGGGGAGCTACCACTGGCCAACGTTCCTGACCGCCCGCAACCTCCTCAACGTGGTGAACCAGAACGCGGACATCGCGATCATCGCGCTCGGCATGACCCTGGTCATCCTGACCGCGGGCATCGATCTCTCCGTCGGCAGCCTGTTGGCGCTGGCAGGCGTGATCGCGGCGGTGACGGCACAGGAGTGGTTCGGAGGCGCCGCGGCCTCGCCGGCCGGCCTTCTGGCGGCCATGCTGTTGGGTGTCGCGGCAGCTGCTCTGGGCGGCCTCCTCAGCGGGACGATGGTCACCGCGTTCCGGGTGCCGCCATTCGTCGCCACGCTTGGCTTGATGATGCTGGCGCGCGGCCTGGCGCTGATTCTGGCCGTCGGTCATCAGCGGCGCCTGATGGGCGGGGGCGCCGAGGGTACGCCGGAGGCGGTGCGGGTCGACGCGGCCGTCTTCGCCTGGCTCGGCAACGGCGCCGTGCTGGGCGTGCCGAATCCGATCCTGCTCATGCTGGTCCTGTTCGTCGCCGCTCACCTGCTGATGACGCGAACCATGTTCGGACGCTACGTCTACGCCGTCGGCGGCAACGTCGAGGCGGCGCGCCTCTCTGGCGTGCCGGTGACGGCGGTGCTGCTCGCCGTCTACTGCCTGTGCGGGGCGTTCGCCGGCCTCGCGGGCATCGTCGACGCTTCCCGCTTCGAGGGCGGACGGCCCAACGCCGGTGAGCTCTACGAGCTGCAGGTCATCGCCGCGGTCGTGGTCGGCGGCGCGAGCCTCGCGGGTGGCCGCGGCCGGATTGCGGGAACGCTGATCGGCGCGATGATCATCGCCGTCATCCAGAACGGCCTGAACATCGCGGGTGTCGCGTCCTACGAGCAGAAGGTCGTGTTTGGGGCTCTGATCCTCGCCGCGGTGCTGCTCGACCGGCTTCAGCCGAAGATCGCCTCCAGGCGGGCCCGCATGACCCGGGCATCGACGTCGACCCCGGTCCAGTAG
- the aroE gene encoding shikimate dehydrogenase translates to MDFLPRIVGSFADPAAENPTVEMVEAAFRHHRLHWRYLNCEVPADRLAAAVAGARAMGWAGFNCSLPHKVTVIEHLDGLGESARLIGAVNCVVRDGDGRFIGENTDGKGFLRSLEEVMPAAGKRVVIFGAGGAARAIAVELALAGAAEITIVNRTRERGEELAAHIAGRTETQVRFVHWRGIYRLPKAVDIVINATSIGLYPDVDAAVPLNVDTLEPVMVVADVVPNPPATRLLTAAAARGCTVLDGLGMLVNQGVAGIRYWTGVDVDARVMRARLEAIFG, encoded by the coding sequence ATGGACTTTCTTCCCCGAATCGTTGGATCCTTCGCCGACCCTGCGGCCGAGAACCCGACCGTTGAAATGGTCGAGGCCGCGTTCCGTCATCACCGCCTGCACTGGCGGTACCTGAACTGCGAAGTGCCGGCGGACCGTCTGGCGGCGGCGGTGGCCGGTGCCCGCGCCATGGGCTGGGCCGGATTCAACTGTTCGCTTCCCCACAAGGTCACGGTGATCGAGCACCTCGACGGGCTGGGCGAATCAGCCCGGCTGATCGGCGCGGTGAACTGCGTCGTCCGCGACGGCGACGGCCGATTCATCGGCGAGAACACGGACGGCAAGGGCTTCCTCCGCTCACTCGAGGAAGTGATGCCGGCGGCCGGCAAGCGAGTCGTGATCTTCGGCGCCGGCGGCGCCGCGCGGGCGATCGCGGTCGAACTCGCGCTGGCGGGAGCAGCCGAGATCACGATCGTCAACCGCACCCGCGAACGCGGCGAGGAACTGGCGGCCCACATCGCCGGCCGTACGGAGACCCAAGTCCGCTTCGTGCACTGGCGCGGTATCTACCGCCTGCCGAAGGCCGTCGACATCGTGATCAACGCGACGTCGATCGGGCTTTACCCGGATGTCGACGCGGCAGTGCCGCTCAACGTCGACACTCTCGAACCCGTCATGGTGGTCGCCGACGTGGTTCCGAATCCACCCGCCACACGCCTGCTCACGGCGGCAGCCGCCCGTGGCTGCACCGTGCTCGACGGCCTCGGCATGCTCGTCAACCAGGGCGTCGCCGGGATCCGCTACTGGACCGGGGTCGACGTCGATGCCCGGGTCATGCGGGCCCGCCTGGAGGCGATCTTCGGCTGA
- a CDS encoding ATP-grasp domain-containing protein has product MTILLQSQPEPSRGDVDPLFREAEQRARAFSLFPEPGDTRVGGGAGRISGLISERRIRQTLKRLARLEVDEYIRRTVAPAEDPGRVGTGAVLAATTWELVEERNHGPLYAAVFETGIDGHRRRFGLLAQERSVQNGVWMPEHHELAVEAIRSFARRALPVVALMDTPGADAGEEANRGNQAHSISRLIAEMAQLHVPTVGIVLGNGYSGGAIPLATTNVLLSVRDGVFNTIQPRGLANIVRRYDLSWEECAKAVGVSAYELYEQGYLDGVIDFVPGEGGDRLACFEDAVATSIALVEQRAKLFVRDEPAVLEHYRRNTGRYVEPSRSLSVLEEFAHLSRLHSPAEQANVFGLAFRYLRYLGLRRRLSSATVSGYGRLAAAEVPAGAARARRERQRRASFERWLENPLAVRYDDVLSRTYKRYAAARDSLHEGRGRLASFLLGSREYHFNRARAELLLEYGFHLYNQWKDGAEDNFGRLLAVMRTVEEEGIEGGNSASEPGLVSQAADLTVLDVILQPQLLRLFRRECENFICFDRLYDHIFLHLREIASEAREENVIARESVHLLLRHSLNAAMGELTAGLEGDAAEEAEARLRRQFRSWLRHFSRHPRRGRLLKAVAEWKRLQMPRISEPLFGLVTFLFERLLPNFYEDEQGIRGYDGRISPRNIGIKDFWNRLDAAYRDLLLEDVLSEQKRNTPRRPQAVLDRFFYDVQEIEADRMTADPVSFPGLRVSIERALEQGVTPCGTVAALARIRTGALTDGEDGGAAGNRVGVLVSNLAFQAGSFDMASAEKFCKLLLRCAEERLPVVCFISSGGMLTKEGAGALFSMSIVNDRITRFVRENGLPVICFGYGDCTGGAQASLVTHPLVQTYYFSGTNMPFAGQIVVPSHLPMASTLSNYLSEVEGSMHGLVEHPFGEELDEQLRQVDSQIPVPEDTVDAVLQRLLQEERRVEFLTSRRRRREEAEVNEPVPSVAPRQVRRALIHARGCTAVKLVRVAQRAGVEVILVQSDPDVDSPAATMLRERDTLVCIGGSTPDESYLNAHSVIRIAEREGADALHPGIGFLSESASFADLCRGHGLNFIGPTGDAMRRMGNKSNAIQTAVQVGVPVVPGSEGILTDADTALAVAESIGFPVMLKAVHGGGGKGIRRVDRAEDFREAFAQIRVEAESAFGNADCYLEKCVVSLRHVEVQVLCDQHGTVRVLGLRDCSVQRNNQKLIEESGSTALPEALRDESFRYAAAIASEIGYVGAGTVEFIFDLEDQKLYFMEMNTRLQVEHPVTEAVTGTDIVKAQFEIAGGTRIAESPFAEEGYAMEVRINAERASLSADGIDLLPSPGTVTRCDFPQRADIDVLAAIDTGAVVSPYYDSLVAQVVCHGRDRADTIARLISYLEEVAIEGVCTNLPLLGRILGDEQFQSGDYDTRFLTDFLDRTSGDELVDEVERFAGVGRNADRADIEIEGSDELKVKAPSGGLFYAASSPNDPPFVRAGDIVSREKTLCLIEAMKLFRPVSLASLDGGAELFDGHSRYEVMRVNAANGQVVNQGDLLFVVRPAEG; this is encoded by the coding sequence ATGACGATTCTGCTCCAGAGCCAGCCGGAGCCTTCGCGGGGCGATGTCGACCCGCTGTTTCGCGAGGCGGAGCAGCGCGCGCGCGCGTTCTCCCTGTTTCCCGAGCCGGGTGACACGCGGGTCGGCGGAGGCGCCGGGCGCATCTCGGGGCTGATCTCCGAGCGGCGCATCCGCCAGACGCTCAAGCGACTCGCCAGGCTGGAAGTAGACGAGTACATTCGCCGCACGGTGGCCCCGGCCGAGGATCCGGGTCGCGTCGGTACCGGCGCGGTGCTGGCCGCGACGACCTGGGAGCTGGTTGAAGAGCGCAATCACGGTCCGCTCTACGCCGCCGTGTTCGAGACCGGGATCGACGGCCACAGGCGGCGTTTCGGCTTGCTGGCGCAGGAGCGCTCGGTGCAGAACGGCGTATGGATGCCGGAGCACCACGAGCTCGCTGTCGAGGCAATCCGCTCCTTTGCCCGCCGGGCTCTCCCCGTGGTTGCCCTGATGGACACGCCCGGGGCGGACGCGGGCGAGGAGGCGAACCGCGGCAACCAGGCCCACTCGATCTCGAGACTGATCGCCGAGATGGCGCAGCTCCACGTGCCGACGGTAGGGATCGTGCTCGGCAACGGCTACTCGGGTGGAGCGATCCCGCTGGCCACGACGAATGTCCTGCTGTCGGTCCGGGACGGCGTGTTCAACACGATCCAGCCGCGCGGGCTGGCGAACATCGTCCGTCGCTACGATCTGTCCTGGGAAGAGTGCGCCAAGGCCGTCGGCGTCTCGGCCTACGAGCTCTACGAGCAGGGTTATCTCGACGGCGTGATCGACTTCGTTCCCGGCGAGGGCGGCGATCGATTGGCCTGTTTCGAGGACGCGGTAGCCACTTCGATCGCCTTGGTGGAGCAGCGGGCGAAGCTGTTCGTGCGCGACGAACCGGCGGTACTCGAGCACTACCGCCGCAACACGGGGCGCTACGTCGAGCCCTCCCGTAGTCTCTCCGTGCTCGAGGAGTTCGCCCACCTGTCACGCCTGCACAGCCCGGCGGAGCAGGCGAACGTGTTCGGTCTCGCGTTCCGTTACCTGCGCTATCTGGGATTGCGACGCCGCCTGAGTTCGGCGACAGTGTCGGGCTACGGTCGTCTGGCCGCCGCCGAGGTGCCGGCCGGAGCGGCCAGGGCGCGCCGGGAGCGGCAGCGCCGGGCCTCGTTCGAACGTTGGCTCGAAAATCCGCTGGCGGTTCGCTATGACGACGTTCTGAGCCGGACCTACAAACGGTACGCTGCCGCTCGAGACTCGCTGCACGAAGGTCGGGGCCGGCTCGCGTCCTTCCTGCTCGGCAGCCGCGAGTACCACTTCAACCGTGCCCGGGCCGAACTGCTGCTGGAGTACGGCTTCCATCTGTACAACCAGTGGAAGGACGGGGCGGAAGACAACTTCGGGCGCCTGCTCGCGGTCATGCGGACGGTCGAGGAGGAAGGGATCGAAGGAGGGAACTCGGCTTCCGAACCGGGCCTGGTCTCGCAGGCCGCCGACCTCACGGTGCTCGACGTGATCCTCCAGCCGCAACTCCTGCGGCTGTTCCGGCGCGAGTGCGAGAACTTCATCTGCTTCGACCGGCTCTACGACCACATCTTCCTGCACCTGCGCGAGATCGCCAGCGAGGCGCGCGAGGAGAACGTGATTGCGCGCGAGTCGGTTCACCTCCTCCTGCGCCATTCGCTGAACGCGGCGATGGGGGAGCTGACGGCGGGGCTCGAGGGTGACGCGGCGGAGGAAGCCGAGGCCCGCCTGCGGAGGCAGTTCCGTTCCTGGTTGCGCCACTTCTCGCGGCACCCGCGGCGCGGCCGGCTGCTCAAGGCGGTGGCCGAGTGGAAACGGCTCCAGATGCCGCGGATCTCGGAACCGCTCTTCGGCCTGGTGACGTTCCTGTTCGAACGCTTGCTGCCGAACTTCTACGAGGACGAACAGGGGATCCGCGGCTACGACGGTCGCATCTCGCCCCGCAATATCGGAATCAAGGACTTCTGGAACCGTCTCGACGCCGCTTACCGCGACCTCTTGCTCGAGGATGTTCTGTCCGAGCAGAAACGGAACACTCCGCGCCGGCCTCAGGCGGTCCTCGATCGCTTCTTCTACGACGTGCAGGAGATCGAAGCGGACCGGATGACCGCCGATCCGGTGAGCTTCCCGGGACTGCGGGTTTCGATCGAGCGGGCGCTCGAGCAGGGCGTCACGCCGTGCGGGACGGTAGCGGCTCTGGCCCGAATCCGTACCGGCGCCCTGACCGACGGCGAGGACGGCGGCGCCGCGGGGAACCGGGTGGGAGTACTGGTCTCCAACCTCGCGTTCCAGGCCGGTTCGTTCGACATGGCGAGCGCGGAGAAGTTCTGCAAGCTCCTGCTTCGTTGTGCGGAGGAACGTCTTCCGGTCGTGTGTTTCATCTCCTCGGGCGGCATGCTGACCAAGGAAGGCGCCGGCGCCCTGTTCTCGATGTCGATCGTCAACGACCGGATCACGCGCTTCGTCCGCGAGAACGGCCTGCCGGTGATCTGCTTCGGCTACGGCGACTGCACGGGTGGCGCCCAGGCCAGTTTGGTTACCCATCCCCTGGTCCAGACCTACTACTTCTCGGGCACGAACATGCCTTTCGCCGGGCAGATCGTCGTGCCTTCGCATCTGCCGATGGCTTCGACGCTCTCGAACTACCTGAGCGAGGTCGAGGGTTCGATGCACGGGCTCGTCGAGCACCCCTTCGGCGAGGAGCTCGATGAGCAGTTACGTCAGGTCGATTCGCAGATTCCGGTTCCCGAGGACACGGTCGATGCCGTTCTCCAGCGGCTGCTCCAGGAGGAGCGACGCGTCGAGTTCCTGACTTCCCGCCGCCGCCGGCGGGAGGAGGCGGAGGTGAACGAGCCTGTGCCTTCGGTTGCTCCGCGCCAGGTGCGGCGGGCCCTGATCCACGCGCGGGGTTGCACCGCCGTGAAGCTCGTGCGGGTCGCTCAGAGGGCCGGCGTCGAGGTGATCCTGGTGCAATCCGACCCGGACGTCGACTCGCCGGCGGCGACGATGCTGCGTGAGCGCGACACGCTCGTCTGCATCGGCGGCAGCACGCCGGACGAGAGCTACCTGAATGCTCATTCGGTAATCCGCATCGCCGAGCGGGAAGGGGCCGACGCCCTCCATCCCGGAATCGGATTCCTGTCCGAGAGCGCTTCCTTCGCCGACCTTTGCCGGGGTCACGGGCTGAACTTCATCGGTCCGACCGGCGATGCGATGCGGCGGATGGGCAACAAGTCGAACGCGATCCAGACCGCGGTGCAGGTGGGCGTGCCCGTGGTGCCCGGCAGCGAGGGCATCCTGACGGACGCGGACACGGCGCTCGCCGTCGCCGAGTCGATCGGTTTCCCGGTCATGCTCAAAGCGGTTCATGGCGGTGGTGGCAAGGGCATTCGGCGGGTGGACCGGGCGGAGGACTTCCGGGAAGCGTTCGCGCAGATTCGCGTCGAGGCGGAGAGCGCCTTCGGCAACGCGGACTGCTATCTCGAGAAGTGCGTCGTGTCGTTGCGCCACGTCGAGGTGCAGGTTCTATGCGACCAGCACGGCACGGTGCGGGTGCTCGGCCTGCGCGACTGCAGCGTCCAGCGCAACAACCAGAAACTGATCGAGGAATCGGGGTCGACGGCGTTGCCGGAGGCGCTACGCGACGAGAGCTTCCGCTACGCGGCGGCGATCGCCTCGGAGATCGGCTATGTCGGCGCGGGCACCGTGGAGTTCATCTTCGACCTCGAGGACCAGAAGCTCTACTTCATGGAGATGAACACGCGGCTTCAGGTCGAGCACCCGGTGACCGAGGCGGTCACCGGCACGGACATCGTCAAGGCCCAGTTCGAGATCGCCGGCGGGACGAGGATCGCCGAGTCGCCCTTCGCGGAGGAGGGCTACGCGATGGAGGTCCGGATCAACGCGGAGCGCGCCTCCCTCTCGGCGGACGGGATCGATCTCCTGCCCTCGCCCGGGACGGTGACGCGCTGCGACTTCCCGCAGCGTGCGGACATCGACGTGCTGGCGGCGATCGACACGGGCGCCGTCGTGTCGCCCTACTACGACAGCCTCGTCGCGCAGGTCGTGTGCCACGGCAGGGACCGCGCGGACACGATCGCTCGCCTCATCTCCTACCTGGAAGAGGTCGCCATCGAGGGCGTGTGCACGAACCTGCCGCTGCTGGGCCGCATCCTGGGCGACGAGCAGTTCCAGTCAGGCGACTACGACACGCGCTTTCTCACGGACTTCCTCGACCGTACTTCCGGCGACGAGCTGGTGGACGAAGTCGAGCGCTTCGCGGGTGTCGGCCGAAACGCCGACCGGGCCGACATCGAGATCGAGGGCAGCGACGAGCTCAAGGTCAAGGCGCCGTCCGGCGGTCTCTTCTACGCCGCGTCCTCCCCGAACGATCCTCCCTTTGTTCGCGCGGGGGACATCGTGAGCCGGGAGAAGACGCTGTGCCTGATCGAGGCGATGAAACTGTTCAGGCCGGTGTCCCTCGCGTCGCTTGACGGCGGCGCGGAGCTGTTCGACGGCCATTCCCGCTATGAGGTGATGCGAGTCAACGCGGCGAACGGCCAGGTCGTGAATCAGGGCGATCTGCTCTTCGTCGTGAGGCCGGCGGAAGGCTGA
- a CDS encoding NCS2 family permease, producing MLNRIFHLDRHQTTVRREVAAGVTTYLTMAYVAVVNPQILSEAGMDRGAVFVATCLAAAIACAAMGLYANYPIALAPGMGINAYFTYGVVLGMGHPWQVALGALFISGVCFVLISVFPIRAWIVNAFPRSLKMATAAGIGFFLALIAMRNAGMVVTNEATLVGLGDVTSWSVILAVVGLVLIAALDTLRKAGAVLIGILAVTLIGIVVGEASWQGVVSTVPSLAPTFWQLDILAAFDAAFIGIIFAFLFTDLFDTSGTLIAVSKQGNLLDGDGNLPRLRHAVIVDSGASVLGSVLGTSSVTSYVESAAGVKAGGRTGLTSVTVAALFVLTLFLSPLAATIPPFATAAALLFVASVMVRNMIEIDWSDATEYVPAVVLAVTIPFSFSIAHGIAAGFITYTAIKLLAGRIGQLRPAVAVLAVVFIIKIALLGT from the coding sequence GTGCTGAATCGCATCTTCCATCTCGACCGCCACCAGACGACGGTCAGGAGAGAGGTCGCCGCCGGCGTCACGACTTACCTGACGATGGCCTACGTCGCCGTCGTCAACCCGCAGATCCTCAGCGAGGCGGGGATGGACCGGGGGGCGGTCTTCGTCGCCACCTGTCTCGCCGCGGCGATTGCCTGCGCCGCGATGGGTCTGTACGCGAACTACCCGATCGCGCTGGCGCCGGGAATGGGGATCAACGCCTACTTCACGTACGGCGTCGTGCTGGGGATGGGGCACCCCTGGCAGGTCGCGCTGGGAGCGCTGTTCATCTCCGGCGTCTGTTTCGTTCTCATTTCTGTGTTTCCTATCCGGGCCTGGATCGTGAACGCCTTCCCGCGTTCCCTCAAGATGGCGACGGCCGCGGGCATCGGCTTCTTCCTCGCCCTCATTGCGATGCGGAACGCCGGCATGGTGGTCACCAACGAGGCGACGCTGGTCGGACTCGGCGACGTGACGTCCTGGAGCGTCATCCTGGCCGTCGTGGGCCTGGTGCTGATCGCGGCGCTCGATACCCTGAGGAAGGCAGGGGCCGTGCTGATCGGGATCCTCGCCGTGACCCTGATCGGCATCGTCGTCGGTGAGGCGAGCTGGCAGGGAGTGGTGTCGACCGTACCGTCGCTGGCCCCCACGTTTTGGCAACTGGACATCCTTGCCGCCTTCGACGCGGCCTTCATCGGGATCATCTTCGCCTTCCTGTTTACGGATCTGTTCGACACCTCGGGTACTCTGATCGCGGTCTCGAAGCAGGGAAACCTGCTCGACGGGGACGGCAACCTGCCGCGGCTGAGGCACGCCGTCATCGTCGATTCCGGTGCTTCCGTGCTCGGGTCGGTTCTGGGGACGTCCTCGGTAACGAGCTACGTCGAGAGCGCCGCCGGCGTGAAGGCGGGCGGACGCACCGGCCTGACCTCCGTTACGGTCGCGGCGCTGTTCGTGCTGACCCTCTTCCTGTCGCCGCTGGCGGCGACGATCCCGCCGTTCGCGACGGCGGCCGCCCTGCTTTTCGTTGCCAGCGTGATGGTCCGCAACATGATCGAGATCGACTGGAGCGACGCGACCGAGTACGTGCCGGCGGTGGTGCTCGCCGTGACCATCCCGTTCAGCTTCTCGATCGCTCACGGCATAGCGGCCGGCTTCATCACCTACACGGCGATCAAGCTGCTGGCCGGTCGAATCGGTCAACTGCGCCCGGCAGTGGCGGTTCTCGCCGTGGTGTTCATCATCAAGATCGCCCTTCTGGGCACCTGA